A part of Pseudomonas lutea genomic DNA contains:
- a CDS encoding ABC transporter permease subunit, with the protein MRGFRFSNLMLVLGLIFIYAPMVILVIYSFNASKLVTVWGGWSVKWYVGLLDNTQLMSAVMRSLEIALYTSIAAVALGTMAAFVLTRITRFKGKTFFGGLVTAPLVMPEVITGLSLLLLFVAMAQLIGWPQERGIVTIWIAHTTFCAAYVAVVVSARLRELDMSIEEAAMDLGARPWKVFFLITIPMIAPSLAAGAMMSFALSLDDLVLASFVSGPGSTTLPMEVFSAVRLGVKPEINAIASLILLAVSIATFLVWFFSRRAENNRKRAIQLAIEEAAADGWKQPDVRRAKVVEPV; encoded by the coding sequence ATGAGAGGCTTCCGATTCTCGAACCTGATGTTGGTACTGGGCCTGATCTTCATCTACGCGCCCATGGTCATTCTGGTGATCTACTCGTTCAACGCCTCCAAGCTGGTGACGGTCTGGGGTGGCTGGTCGGTGAAGTGGTACGTCGGCCTGCTCGACAACACCCAGCTGATGAGCGCAGTCATGCGTTCGCTGGAAATCGCGCTGTACACCTCGATAGCGGCGGTAGCGCTGGGCACCATGGCGGCGTTTGTGCTGACACGCATCACCCGCTTCAAGGGCAAGACGTTTTTTGGCGGTCTGGTTACCGCGCCGCTGGTCATGCCTGAGGTCATCACCGGTCTGTCGCTATTGCTGCTGTTCGTGGCGATGGCGCAGTTGATCGGCTGGCCCCAGGAGCGTGGCATCGTCACCATCTGGATCGCCCACACCACCTTTTGTGCGGCCTACGTGGCGGTGGTGGTGTCGGCACGGCTGCGCGAGCTGGACATGTCCATTGAGGAAGCGGCAATGGACCTGGGTGCGCGGCCGTGGAAGGTGTTCTTCCTGATCACCATCCCGATGATCGCGCCGTCGCTGGCAGCGGGCGCGATGATGTCTTTCGCGCTCTCGCTGGACGATTTGGTTCTGGCGAGTTTTGTGTCCGGCCCTGGCTCGACGACGTTGCCGATGGAGGTGTTCTCGGCGGTACGTTTGGGTGTGAAGCCGGAGATCAACGCGATTGCCAGTCTGATTCTGCTGGCCGTGTCGATCGCCACCTTCCTGGTCTGGTTCTTCAGCCGCCGCGCGGAGAACAACCGCAAACGCGCCATTCAGTTGGCCATCGAAGAAGCTGCAGCAGACGGCTGGAAACAACCGGACGTCCGCCGCGCGAAGGTGGTCGAGCCGGTTTGA
- the potA gene encoding polyamine ABC transporter ATP-binding protein: MAVASGAYKKALEGGQQPKQVLVKIDRVTKKFDETIAVDDVSLQINKGEIFALLGGSGSGKSTLLRMLAGFERPTEGRIFLDGVDITDMPPYERPINMMFQSYALFPHMTVAQNIAFGLQQDKLPKAEIEARVAEMLKLVQMTQYAKRKPHQLSGGQRQRVALARSLAKKPKLLLLDEPMGALDKKLRSQMQLELVEIIERVGVTCVMVTHDQEEAMTMAQRIAIMHLGWIAQIGSPIDIYETPTSRLVCEFIGNVNLFEGEVIEDMEGHALISSPELERKIYVGHGVTTSVEDKRITYALRPEKLLVTTQQPTFEHNWSRGKVHDIAYLGGHSVFYVQLPSGKLVQSFVANAERQGTRPTWDDEVFVWWEDDSGVVLRS, from the coding sequence ATGGCAGTTGCCTCCGGCGCCTACAAGAAAGCCCTTGAGGGCGGTCAGCAACCCAAACAGGTGCTGGTCAAGATCGATCGGGTCACGAAGAAGTTCGATGAGACGATTGCTGTGGACGATGTGTCTCTGCAGATCAACAAGGGCGAGATTTTCGCCCTGCTCGGCGGTTCCGGCTCGGGGAAATCCACCTTGCTGCGGATGCTCGCCGGCTTTGAGCGCCCGACCGAAGGGCGCATTTTCCTCGACGGCGTCGACATTACGGACATGCCGCCGTACGAACGACCGATCAACATGATGTTCCAGTCCTACGCGCTGTTTCCGCACATGACCGTGGCGCAGAACATCGCGTTCGGTTTGCAGCAGGACAAGCTGCCCAAGGCCGAGATTGAAGCGCGAGTCGCGGAGATGCTCAAACTGGTGCAAATGACCCAGTACGCCAAGCGCAAGCCGCATCAGTTGTCGGGTGGTCAGCGTCAGCGTGTAGCACTGGCGCGTTCCCTGGCGAAAAAACCAAAACTGCTGCTGCTCGACGAACCCATGGGCGCACTGGATAAGAAGCTGCGCTCGCAAATGCAATTGGAGCTGGTGGAAATCATCGAGCGCGTGGGCGTGACCTGCGTGATGGTGACCCACGACCAGGAAGAGGCCATGACCATGGCCCAGCGCATTGCGATCATGCATCTGGGGTGGATCGCGCAGATCGGCAGCCCTATCGATATCTACGAAACGCCAACCAGCCGTTTGGTCTGTGAATTCATTGGCAACGTCAACCTGTTCGAAGGCGAAGTCATCGAAGACATGGAAGGCCATGCGCTGATCAGCAGCCCCGAGCTGGAACGCAAAATCTATGTCGGCCACGGCGTGACGACTTCGGTGGAAGACAAGCGCATTACCTATGCGCTGCGCCCCGAGAAACTCTTGGTGACCACTCAACAGCCAACGTTCGAGCACAACTGGTCGCGGGGCAAGGTTCACGACATCGCCTATCTGGGCGGTCACTCCGTGTTCTACGTACAGCTGCCGTCGGGCAAGCTGGTGCAATCGTTTGTCGCCAACGCCGAGCGTCAGGGCACGCGGCCCACCTGGGACGACGAAGTCTTCGTCTGGTGGGAAGACGACAGCGGCGTGGTGCTGCGCTCATGA
- a CDS encoding alpha/beta hydrolase — protein MSDTFDPDHLRAEAVPLTRFRELSQEAQAYQRFYGLNAVGPKGACSGQMGRFEVGGYEIVTQLWRPERPVGTLVLMHGFYDHVGLYGHVIDWALGLGLAVITCDLPGHGLSSGARASITDFSEYQTVLNRLFIEAETLQLPKPWHLCGQSTGGAIVIDHLLHHGDDSPAQGQTILLAPLVRPRGWALSKLSYYLLRTFVKGIDRRFSENSNAPAFLPFLLADPLQPRRLPTVWVGALAKWVERIERAPRSRRSPLIVQGESDMTVDWKHNLAVLKNKFDQPQILMLEEARHHLANETPELRARFFEFLTQRMG, from the coding sequence ATGTCCGACACGTTCGACCCTGATCACTTGCGAGCCGAAGCAGTGCCGCTGACTCGTTTTCGTGAACTTTCCCAAGAGGCCCAGGCTTACCAGCGTTTCTATGGTCTCAACGCCGTGGGTCCGAAGGGCGCATGCAGCGGGCAGATGGGACGCTTCGAAGTGGGTGGCTATGAAATCGTCACGCAGCTCTGGAGGCCCGAGCGCCCGGTCGGCACGCTGGTGCTGATGCACGGGTTTTACGACCATGTGGGTTTGTATGGGCATGTCATCGACTGGGCGCTGGGGCTAGGCCTGGCGGTGATTACCTGCGACCTGCCGGGCCATGGTCTGTCCAGCGGAGCGCGGGCAAGCATTACCGATTTCTCTGAGTATCAGACGGTACTGAATCGCCTGTTCATCGAAGCCGAAACCCTGCAGCTGCCCAAACCGTGGCACTTGTGCGGGCAGAGTACCGGCGGGGCGATTGTCATCGACCATTTGCTTCATCATGGCGACGACAGCCCGGCGCAGGGGCAGACGATCCTGCTTGCGCCGCTGGTGCGGCCACGCGGCTGGGCACTGTCGAAGCTCAGCTATTACCTGCTGCGCACCTTCGTCAAAGGGATCGACAGGCGTTTCAGCGAAAACTCCAACGCGCCGGCATTTCTGCCGTTCCTGCTGGCGGACCCCTTGCAACCCCGACGCCTGCCAACAGTCTGGGTGGGGGCGTTGGCCAAGTGGGTCGAAAGGATCGAACGCGCGCCTCGCAGCCGCCGCAGCCCGCTCATCGTGCAGGGCGAGTCGGACATGACCGTGGACTGGAAACACAATCTGGCTGTGCTCAAGAACAAATTTGATCAGCCGCAGATTCTCATGCTGGAAGAGGCGCGCCACCACCTGGCAAACGAGACGCCTGAGTTGCGGGCGCGGTTCTTTGAGTTCCTGACGCAGCGGATGGGTTAA
- a CDS encoding DUF2059 domain-containing protein gives MRRLFFLLLMISSLPAWADGHDQLYKLAGWPEQRAHFVDALKAAQQRYRNSLPPAVFEALVNNSNQRFASQAMDQRAEQMLRQTLPDPNPALQFFQTPLGRKIVNAELTATRPDQLAKNAQGLPHIQADDNRLLIIGHLANALPAKEAGAEVSLAIAGVAADSLSSMIPGLMGGSTTQAMLDGQRQRLMGQIGKDVNNTLLYVYRDLSDGELDEFATFAESNEGKAYYKAALASVRAGLAVGQNVK, from the coding sequence ATGCGCCGTCTGTTTTTCCTGCTGTTGATGATTTCTTCCCTGCCCGCCTGGGCAGACGGCCACGATCAGCTGTACAAGCTTGCCGGCTGGCCGGAACAACGCGCTCATTTTGTCGATGCCCTGAAAGCCGCTCAGCAGCGCTACCGCAACAGCCTCCCGCCTGCCGTATTCGAGGCTCTGGTGAATAACAGCAATCAGCGTTTCGCGTCGCAGGCGATGGACCAGCGCGCAGAGCAAATGCTGCGGCAGACGCTGCCGGATCCAAACCCTGCGCTTCAGTTTTTCCAGACGCCTCTGGGGCGCAAGATCGTCAATGCCGAGCTCACGGCCACACGCCCCGACCAACTGGCCAAAAACGCTCAAGGCTTGCCGCACATCCAGGCAGACGACAATCGTCTGCTGATCATCGGCCACCTGGCCAACGCCCTGCCTGCCAAGGAGGCCGGCGCCGAAGTCAGCCTCGCGATCGCCGGCGTCGCTGCAGACAGCCTGAGCTCGATGATTCCCGGCTTGATGGGCGGCAGCACCACCCAGGCAATGCTCGACGGTCAGCGTCAGCGACTTATGGGGCAGATCGGCAAAGACGTGAACAACACGCTGCTCTACGTGTACCGCGATCTGTCTGACGGCGAACTGGACGAGTTCGCTACCTTTGCCGAGTCAAACGAAGGCAAAGCCTATTACAAGGCAGCGCTGGCCTCTGTTCGCGCAGGATTGGCGGTCGGACAGAATGTGAAATAA
- a CDS encoding 2OG-Fe(II) oxygenase, whose translation MRAMRISPDHPLLLRIVDDLAERGWSQQNIFLPDALTRELALECRTRAVQGELAPAAVGRGPAQEVREGIRGDHIQWLEAGQAEPCDRYLDLMDSLRQALNRGLFLGLEDYESHFALYPPGAFYRKHVDRFRDDDKRMVSAVIYLNDAWLPEHGGQLRMYLKGGVEYDVQPTGGCLVVFLSGDMPHEVMPSTRERLSLTGWFRRRGSEPFEL comes from the coding sequence ATGCGCGCCATGCGCATATCCCCTGATCACCCTCTGCTGTTGCGAATCGTCGACGACCTGGCCGAGCGTGGCTGGTCGCAGCAGAACATTTTCCTGCCCGACGCCCTGACCCGGGAGCTGGCCCTGGAATGCCGCACGCGTGCCGTTCAGGGTGAGCTTGCGCCTGCTGCAGTGGGCCGAGGACCGGCGCAGGAGGTTCGCGAAGGGATTCGCGGTGATCACATTCAATGGCTGGAGGCGGGGCAGGCCGAACCTTGCGATCGCTATCTGGACTTGATGGACAGCCTGCGTCAGGCGCTCAATCGCGGGCTGTTTCTGGGGCTGGAAGACTACGAAAGCCACTTCGCGCTTTATCCCCCCGGGGCGTTCTATCGCAAGCATGTGGATCGGTTTCGGGATGACGACAAGCGCATGGTTTCAGCCGTCATCTACCTCAACGACGCCTGGCTGCCGGAGCACGGTGGTCAATTGCGCATGTACCTCAAAGGCGGCGTCGAATATGACGTGCAGCCCACCGGGGGATGCCTGGTGGTGTTTCTCTCGGGAGACATGCCCCACGAAGTCATGCCCTCGACCCGCGAGCGACTGTCGCTGACCGGATGGTTCCGGCGGCGCGGCAGTGAGCCGTTCGAGCTGTAG
- a CDS encoding ABC transporter permease subunit, whose amino-acid sequence MKIRKIKRAFNRIKPTGRQAVIGVPFLWLFLFFALPFLIVIKISFAEADVAIPPYTEIFTYVEQKLDIVLNFANYALLTSDDLYISAYLGSLKMAFISTVLCLLIGYPMAYGISIARKEMQTVLLLLIMMPTWTAILIRVYAWMGILSNNGLLNAFLMWLGVISEPLQILNTNLAVYIGVVYSYLPFMILPLYANLVKHDQSLLEAASDLGSSTFNSFWKITVPLSKNGIIAGCMLVFIPVVGEFVIPELLGGPETLMIGKVLWQEFFNNRDWPVASSLAVVMLLILIVPIILFNRSQAKELEGKA is encoded by the coding sequence ATGAAAATCCGAAAAATAAAACGGGCTTTCAACCGAATAAAACCCACTGGGCGTCAGGCCGTCATTGGCGTGCCATTCCTGTGGCTGTTTCTGTTTTTTGCGCTGCCGTTTCTGATCGTCATCAAGATCAGCTTCGCTGAGGCCGATGTGGCCATCCCGCCGTACACCGAGATCTTCACATACGTCGAGCAGAAGCTGGACATCGTGCTCAACTTTGCCAACTACGCACTGCTGACCAGCGACGATCTGTACATTTCGGCGTATCTGGGCTCCTTGAAGATGGCGTTCATCAGCACCGTGTTGTGTTTGTTGATCGGCTATCCGATGGCCTATGGCATTTCCATTGCCCGTAAAGAAATGCAGACCGTGCTGTTGCTGCTGATCATGATGCCGACCTGGACCGCGATTCTGATTCGGGTCTACGCGTGGATGGGCATCCTCAGCAATAACGGACTGCTCAATGCGTTCCTGATGTGGCTGGGGGTGATCAGCGAGCCGTTGCAGATACTCAACACCAACCTGGCGGTGTACATCGGTGTGGTTTATTCGTACTTGCCATTCATGATCCTGCCGCTGTACGCCAACCTGGTGAAGCACGATCAAAGCTTGCTTGAGGCGGCGTCCGACCTGGGTTCGAGCACCTTCAACAGCTTTTGGAAGATCACTGTTCCGCTGTCCAAGAACGGCATCATCGCCGGCTGCATGCTGGTGTTCATTCCAGTGGTGGGCGAGTTTGTCATCCCTGAATTGCTGGGCGGCCCCGAGACGCTGATGATCGGTAAAGTGCTGTGGCAGGAATTCTTCAATAACCGTGACTGGCCGGTAGCCTCGTCGCTGGCGGTGGTCATGCTGCTGATCCTCATCGTGCCGATCATTCTGTTCAACCGCAGTCAGGCCAAAGAGCTGGAGGGCAAGGCATGA
- a CDS encoding polyamine ABC transporter substrate-binding protein: MSISLFSKGLLLGAGLMVAAGAYADSTVRIYNWSDYIGTTTLDDFTSTTGIKTKYDVFDSNETLEGKLLAGHTGYDVVVPSNHFLGKQIKAGAFQKLDKKQLPNYSNLDPELLKRLEKNDPGNQYAVPYLWGTNGIGYNVDKIKEVLGVDTIDSWATLFEPENIKKLQKCGVAFLDSADEMMPAVLNYMGLNPNSTDEKDYKAAEAKLLKVRPYVTYFNSSKYITDLANGDICIAAGFSGDVFQAKARAAEAGKGVNIAYAIPKEGGNLWFDMLAIPADAPDVKAAHAFINYILKPDVIAKVSDQVGYANPNPASGALMDQEIRNDEAVYPSKEVQARLYVNSELPPKIQRVMTRSWTKIKSGK; the protein is encoded by the coding sequence GTGTCTATTTCTTTATTTTCGAAAGGCTTGCTGCTTGGCGCCGGCCTCATGGTCGCTGCCGGTGCCTACGCGGATTCCACTGTCCGCATTTATAACTGGTCCGATTACATCGGCACCACGACGCTGGACGACTTCACTTCCACCACCGGGATCAAAACCAAGTACGACGTCTTCGACTCCAATGAAACCCTGGAAGGCAAGCTGCTGGCCGGCCACACCGGGTATGACGTGGTCGTGCCGTCCAACCACTTCCTCGGCAAGCAGATCAAGGCCGGCGCTTTCCAGAAGCTCGACAAAAAGCAGCTGCCTAACTACTCCAACCTTGACCCTGAACTGCTCAAACGCCTCGAAAAGAACGACCCGGGCAACCAGTACGCAGTGCCGTACCTGTGGGGCACCAACGGCATCGGCTACAACGTCGACAAGATCAAGGAAGTGCTGGGCGTCGACACCATCGACTCGTGGGCGACGCTGTTCGAGCCGGAGAACATCAAGAAGCTGCAAAAATGTGGCGTCGCGTTCCTGGACTCGGCTGACGAGATGATGCCTGCAGTCCTGAACTACATGGGGCTCAACCCGAACAGCACCGACGAAAAAGACTACAAAGCCGCTGAAGCCAAGCTGCTGAAAGTCCGCCCATACGTGACCTATTTCAACTCGTCCAAGTACATCACTGACCTGGCCAATGGCGACATCTGTATCGCTGCCGGTTTCTCCGGCGACGTATTCCAGGCCAAGGCCCGTGCCGCAGAGGCCGGTAAAGGCGTCAACATCGCCTACGCCATTCCGAAAGAAGGCGGCAATCTGTGGTTCGACATGCTCGCCATCCCTGCGGATGCGCCGGACGTGAAGGCCGCTCATGCGTTCATCAATTACATCCTCAAGCCCGACGTCATCGCCAAGGTCAGTGATCAGGTGGGTTATGCCAACCCGAACCCGGCTTCAGGCGCGCTGATGGACCAGGAAATTCGCAACGATGAGGCGGTGTACCCCTCAAAAGAGGTGCAGGCACGTTTGTACGTCAACTCCGAACTGCCGCCCAAGATCCAGCGTGTGATGACGCGCAGCTGGACGAAGATCAAATCCGGTAAATAA
- a CDS encoding DUF4399 domain-containing protein has product MKTLVAKAALTGLLLGASLLAHADDMPRTASPAGAEVYIISPKDGAVVNGAFKVQFGLKGMGVAPAGVDVPDTGHHHLLIDVKDQPDMNAPLPTTDNIRHFGKGQTETELNLTPGQHTLQLLVGDKNHVPLNPPVESQKITVTVK; this is encoded by the coding sequence ATGAAGACGTTAGTTGCTAAAGCCGCCCTGACCGGACTGCTCCTTGGAGCAAGCTTGCTGGCTCATGCCGACGATATGCCACGCACGGCATCACCCGCAGGGGCCGAGGTTTACATCATTTCGCCGAAGGATGGCGCGGTCGTCAACGGCGCCTTCAAGGTGCAGTTTGGCCTCAAAGGCATGGGCGTTGCGCCTGCAGGCGTCGATGTACCTGATACCGGTCATCACCACCTGTTGATCGACGTCAAAGATCAGCCCGACATGAACGCGCCGCTGCCAACGACCGACAACATCCGCCATTTCGGCAAAGGCCAAACCGAAACCGAGCTGAACCTGACGCCAGGGCAGCACACGCTCCAGTTGCTGGTGGGCGACAAGAATCACGTACCGCTGAATCCGCCGGTCGAGTCACAGAAGATCACCGTCACGGTGAAGTAG
- a CDS encoding penicillin acylase family protein, which yields MKRSLYVAVALLVVIGCAGVWYFHDKQPVRDGQMRLAGLQAPVTVRYDERGVPHIRAANQDDLYRALGYVHAQDRLFQMEILRRLARGELAEVLGPKLINTDKLFRSLRIREHADAYVARQDQNTPAWKALQAYLDGINQFQATHPKPVEFDVLGIRERPFTAQDTLSVGGYLAYSFAAAFRTEPLMTYVRNQLGPDYLKIFDLEWQPQGALGQSPALTSNDWKNLDDLALLSQQALEKAGLPQFEGSNAWAVSGGRTQSGKPLLAGDPHIRFSVPAVWYEAQLAAPGFELYGHFQALNPFALLGHNLDFGWSLTMFQNDDLDLVAEKTNPDNPNQVWYHGAWVDMTSRTEQIDVKGESPVMVTLRQSPHGPIVNDAMGANGTQQPSDTPIAMWWSFLESDNPILQGFYEANRADTLGKMRGAAEKLQSPGLNIIYANAKGDIGWWAAAQLPKRPAGVDPAFILDGSSEQADKNGFYPFSANPQEENPARGYIVSANFQPVSPTGMEIPGYYNLPERGRQLDRQLSDDKVKWNLENSQALQLGIRTDYAAQILEPLIPVLRRVVSEPEEHDLLERLAAWEGDYSVDSVGATLFNQFLFNLADQTFHDELGDGLFNTLLSTRLIDSALPRLAADPTSPWWNNRHSREPESRDNTVKVAWHAAVSHLKSLYGQNPDEWTWGKAHTLTHEHPLGKQPPLDMLFNVGPFAAPGTHEVPNNLSASMGPAPWPVTYGPSTRRLIDFADPAHALGINPVGQSGVLFDKHYADQAQRYIKGEYAPERFSEGDVEGNSKEVLELVP from the coding sequence ATGAAACGCAGCCTTTACGTCGCCGTCGCACTGCTGGTAGTCATCGGGTGCGCCGGCGTCTGGTATTTCCACGACAAGCAGCCGGTTCGCGATGGCCAAATGCGCCTGGCAGGGCTGCAGGCGCCGGTCACCGTACGTTACGACGAGCGAGGTGTGCCGCACATTCGCGCCGCAAACCAGGACGATCTGTACCGCGCGCTTGGCTATGTTCATGCGCAGGATCGCCTGTTCCAGATGGAAATTCTGCGCAGGCTGGCGCGTGGCGAACTGGCTGAAGTGCTTGGCCCGAAACTGATCAACACCGACAAGCTCTTCCGCAGCTTGCGCATTCGCGAGCACGCCGACGCCTACGTGGCTCGTCAGGATCAGAACACGCCCGCGTGGAAAGCGCTTCAGGCGTACCTCGACGGCATCAACCAGTTTCAGGCAACGCACCCGAAGCCAGTCGAATTCGACGTGCTGGGCATACGCGAGCGGCCATTCACCGCACAGGACACCCTCAGCGTCGGCGGTTATCTGGCCTACAGCTTTGCGGCGGCCTTTCGTACCGAACCGTTGATGACCTATGTGCGCAATCAACTGGGGCCGGATTACCTCAAAATTTTCGACCTTGAGTGGCAGCCTCAGGGGGCGCTCGGCCAGTCGCCCGCGCTGACGAGCAACGACTGGAAAAACCTCGATGACCTGGCGCTGCTCAGCCAACAGGCCCTGGAGAAGGCCGGCCTGCCGCAGTTTGAAGGCAGCAATGCGTGGGCGGTGTCCGGCGGTCGCACCCAGAGTGGCAAGCCGTTGCTGGCGGGTGATCCGCACATTCGCTTTTCGGTGCCAGCGGTGTGGTACGAAGCCCAACTCGCAGCGCCGGGTTTCGAACTGTATGGGCACTTCCAGGCACTAAACCCCTTCGCGCTGCTCGGCCATAACCTGGATTTCGGCTGGAGCCTGACGATGTTCCAGAATGACGATCTGGACCTGGTCGCAGAAAAGACCAACCCCGACAACCCGAATCAGGTCTGGTATCACGGCGCCTGGGTAGACATGACGTCCCGCACCGAACAGATCGACGTGAAGGGCGAGTCGCCTGTCATGGTTACTCTGCGCCAGTCACCCCATGGCCCGATCGTCAACGACGCAATGGGCGCCAACGGCACGCAACAGCCGAGCGACACGCCGATCGCGATGTGGTGGTCGTTTCTGGAATCGGATAATCCGATCCTGCAGGGCTTTTACGAGGCCAACCGTGCTGACACGCTGGGCAAGATGCGCGGTGCCGCGGAGAAACTTCAATCGCCAGGCCTGAATATCATCTACGCCAACGCCAAGGGCGATATCGGTTGGTGGGCGGCAGCGCAACTTCCCAAGCGCCCCGCCGGTGTGGACCCAGCTTTTATTCTCGACGGCAGTTCGGAGCAGGCCGACAAAAATGGGTTCTATCCCTTCAGCGCCAATCCGCAGGAAGAGAACCCGGCGCGTGGCTACATTGTCTCGGCAAACTTCCAGCCGGTATCGCCTACCGGCATGGAGATTCCGGGTTACTACAACCTTCCCGAGCGTGGGCGACAGCTTGATCGCCAACTGAGCGACGACAAGGTGAAATGGAACCTGGAGAACAGCCAGGCGCTGCAACTGGGCATCCGGACTGACTACGCGGCGCAAATTCTCGAACCGCTGATTCCGGTGTTGCGTCGAGTGGTGAGCGAGCCGGAGGAGCACGACTTGCTCGAACGACTGGCAGCGTGGGAAGGCGACTATTCAGTGGATTCGGTGGGCGCAACGCTGTTCAATCAGTTCCTCTTCAACCTGGCGGATCAGACCTTCCACGACGAACTGGGCGACGGGCTGTTCAACACGCTGTTGTCGACTCGGCTTATCGATTCAGCGCTACCACGGCTGGCCGCCGACCCCACTTCGCCGTGGTGGAACAATCGCCATTCGCGTGAGCCCGAGAGCCGTGACAACACCGTGAAAGTTGCCTGGCACGCAGCGGTTTCGCATTTGAAATCGTTGTATGGGCAGAACCCGGATGAATGGACGTGGGGCAAGGCTCACACGCTCACCCATGAACACCCACTGGGCAAGCAACCGCCGCTGGACATGCTGTTTAACGTCGGGCCGTTCGCAGCGCCGGGCACGCATGAGGTGCCGAACAACCTCTCCGCGAGTATGGGGCCTGCGCCGTGGCCGGTGACTTACGGACCGTCAACGCGCCGGCTGATCGACTTTGCCGACCCGGCCCACGCACTCGGGATCAATCCTGTAGGCCAGAGCGGCGTGCTGTTCGACAAGCATTATGCCGATCAGGCGCAGCGCTACATAAAAGGCGAGTACGCGCCAGAGCGGTTCAGCGAAGGGGATGTGGAGGGGAACAGCAAAGAGGTGTTGGAGCTGGTGCCATGA
- the serA gene encoding phosphoglycerate dehydrogenase, giving the protein MSKTSLDKSKIKFLLLEGVHQSAVDVLKSAGYTSIEYHTKSLPEAELKEKIADAHFIGIRSRTQLTEELFDCAKKLVAVGCFCIGTNQVDLNAARERGIAVFNAPYSNTRSVAELVLAEAILLLRGIPEKNASCHRGGWIKSAANSFEIRGKKLGIIGYGSIGTQLSVLAEGLGMQVYFYDTLTKLPLGNATQVSSLNELLGMSDIVTLHVPETSETQWMIGEKEIRGMKKGAILINAARGTVVELDALADAIKDQHLIGAAIDVFPVEPRSNDDVFESPLRGLDNVILTPHIGGSTAEAQANIGLEVAEKLVKYSDNGTSVSSVNFPEVALPAHPGKHRLLHIHENIPGVLMEINKVFAENGINISGQFLQTNEKVGYVVIDVDAEYSDLAQEKLQHIKGTIRSRVLF; this is encoded by the coding sequence ATGAGCAAGACTTCCCTCGACAAGAGCAAGATCAAGTTCCTTCTTCTCGAAGGCGTCCACCAGTCCGCGGTCGACGTCCTCAAGTCCGCCGGTTACACCAGCATCGAGTACCACACCAAGTCTCTGCCGGAAGCCGAACTGAAGGAAAAGATTGCCGACGCTCATTTCATCGGTATTCGTTCCCGCACCCAACTGACTGAAGAGCTGTTCGATTGCGCCAAGAAACTGGTCGCGGTGGGCTGCTTCTGCATCGGTACCAATCAGGTTGACCTCAACGCAGCCCGCGAACGCGGTATCGCCGTGTTCAATGCCCCCTACTCCAACACCCGTTCGGTGGCGGAGCTGGTGTTGGCCGAGGCCATCCTGCTGCTGCGCGGCATCCCGGAGAAAAACGCTTCCTGCCACCGTGGTGGCTGGATCAAGAGCGCCGCGAACTCGTTCGAAATTCGTGGCAAGAAGCTCGGCATCATCGGCTACGGCTCGATCGGCACCCAGCTGTCGGTCCTGGCTGAAGGCCTGGGCATGCAGGTTTATTTCTACGACACCCTGACCAAGCTGCCGCTGGGTAACGCTACGCAGGTGTCCAGCCTGAACGAGCTGCTGGGCATGTCCGACATCGTCACCCTGCACGTTCCGGAAACCAGCGAAACCCAGTGGATGATCGGCGAAAAAGAAATTCGCGGCATGAAGAAGGGCGCCATCCTGATCAACGCGGCACGCGGCACGGTGGTTGAGCTCGACGCCCTGGCTGACGCGATCAAGGATCAGCACCTGATCGGCGCGGCCATCGACGTGTTCCCGGTTGAGCCACGCTCCAACGATGATGTGTTCGAAAGCCCGCTGCGCGGCCTGGACAACGTCATCCTGACACCGCACATCGGTGGCTCGACGGCCGAAGCGCAAGCCAACATCGGTCTGGAAGTGGCAGAGAAGCTGGTCAAATACAGCGACAACGGTACGTCGGTTTCCTCGGTCAACTTCCCCGAAGTGGCCCTGCCGGCTCACCCGGGCAAGCACCGTCTGCTGCACATCCACGAGAACATCCCGGGCGTGCTGATGGAGATCAACAAGGTCTTCGCCGAAAACGGTATCAACATCTCCGGCCAGTTCCTGCAAACCAACGAGAAAGTCGGTTATGTGGTGATCGACGTCGACGCCGAGTATTCCGATCTGGCGCAAGAGAAGCTGCAGCACATCAAAGGCACCATCCGCAGCCGCGTTCTGTTCTAA